The genomic window tttttttattctctccttACGATGCCTGTCCCCTTAATGTTTGCCACGATAGATTACTAAACTTGAGAGCACCTTCTCTGTATTCCGCTGATTACACGAAGTTAAATTTAcgaaatatataaattaaaatataggGTTACTGGTAGAGCATATAGTGCAGCCTAACAGCTGTCTGTAAATATTTCCACCATGATTATCCTTTCTAAAAGTAAATCACAGGGTAAAGATAGCTCAAACGTGACAAGGCGCAACTAGGACGCAATGGCCGACAGTTCAGCATGTGGTAGTGCGTTCCAAAGAGACGAATTCAGAAGGGAGTGAAGTAAGCCGACTAAGGACAACTAAAACTAACTTAAAACATTCACGGTCAGCAATAATGACAATAACATGAGGTTATCTATGATATGAGGTAGAAATGAACACGAGGGAACTAAGCGTCCCCTCGCGACGTGGTAGTTTCATGTGATTGGGTTTCATTTAAGGTTACCTGCGGAGTAACAAAGCTtcgtgttctgttttgtttcttcatgttTACACCTCTAAACCCCACGGGAATATTGATGCTGGATTCATACGATCATCTTTGACAACACAGTGATacatgtatctgtgtctgttccaGAGCAGATGGACAAGAACTTTGCAttgtaaaatatgtatttttaaagagaCTGGGGGTTAGGTATCTGCATTGCATGTCAACGCGCGTCCAGGCTTTAAACTGAATTCTTGCCTTGTATAACGTCAAGAAGATGCCTTTCTCTATCCGGAGCCTTATAGATCTGACAAAGATCGACTGCAGAAAAGTTCAAAGTTCACCCCCGGCTGAGCTAAAAACAGATTTGAGGGGTAGGACTTCAACGCTGTACTTTCAGTAACCAGAAGTAAGCCGATACTGTTTCAGTTGGACCCCAGTGCCGCACAAAGGAGGTCAGACACTGGACAATTGCACCAGTGCGTAATACCATTGGGGTTGATTCAGTCTCACGAGTAAGAGGCTTGATCTAAGACTTAAAAATTGTCTTTTAGGAAGAAAACATATTTCCCTCTCAATGCGGTCGTTGTAGAACGGTATAGCCTAGACAGTGCAAAACATATTATTCAATGAAGGAATTTCACTTATTCAGAACCTTTGTAGCAGCAAACTTGATAAATTAACAAATAATAAGTTAATTGGTTATTTCCCCGTAGCAATTATTATAAATAcacttatatatacatatatactcgAAAGCCTATATTTACTTGTTTCATATACGATGCAATGAATCTTGTTTGTAACATCACTGAAAGTGCATCGTTTGATGTCCACACGGGCTTCGCGACCTTGAGCTGAGTCTCGTATCCTTCCAGATTTGCTTAAATTCTGGGCAAGAAATGTGTCACCGTCATTGTTGTGGAAACTcggtttcctttttttgttttaccagtCTTACTTAGTCCGATGTACATCCCAGGATATGACATGGATTCGTACGCATTGTAGTTATTTGCCAGAAGTTTTTCTTTGAACTTGCACTCGCTGGTGAAAAGAACCTGGGTTGAAAGGAAAAATGACATATTAATTGCCTGTCGTTACTTCCCTTTTGAAATAATTGGAATCATTTCAAATGTGCACAGATAGACATAACAATTCCACCGTTCTCTGCCGATTGCCTCGTTTCTATTTGGCTACAACTGCTTGGCTGTTGAATTTAAAAACTTTTGACACAGAAATATGATTCGATTTGTAACTTTCACAGcgctcatcatcatcatcatcatcagcagcagcagcagcagcaataTCACAGACAGCTACATAAACAACAACtaaagaaaactgaagaaaagtGGATGGGGGATGAAGTCCTTCTGCCAAAATGGAATTGAAGCTCAATTGTGCTGGACCATGGTAACCGTGTTTAACGGTAGTTGACACGTTACATACCTGTTAAACATAATTGGTGTCAACACCAAATTCCACGAATcaagctgtgtgtgcgtgtgtgtgtgtgtgtgtgtgtgttgggagagaggGGACGACAGTAcacagtgtgggtgtgtgggtggtcCTTTTTGGCCAGTTCATCTTTACTCTGGGAAGGACAGTAGGTGCATGTGTTGGCTGGCAATGCAAAGAATGGAATGCGCAGTCTGGATGATCTACTGCGCTACCGTTCCCGGGTTTATCCGGCccacaatgaaaacacaaccaGGCACTGGAAGCACGCCATAACTTGAGCCCAACAATGTGACGCGTAGAGAGGAGCTGTCGGAGActgggggaaggggaggggcagTGAGGGTAGCGCAGGGAGGGAGAGTGGTTACGACTCAAGTACGGGGCGATATGTCATCGAGCACCGATAAGAACATCCACAGGCGGAAACCTGTCGTAAATCATATCATACACTCACAGATCCGTACAGTTTCCCTTTGCTGTTCATGGCCACGAATAGCCCGCTCCGGACGCCAAAGAGTGTCACAACTCCTCTCTCCACCGGAGATATCTCAAGAAGACCTGCAACGAGCAACGAAGAAAACAAATGACCGTGTTTGGCTAATATGCCCACCCATATCAGACAATTCCTCAGGATAGCTGTATTTGgaaagaactgtgtgtgtttacttttgcGTTCCTGTAACATTCTCCCCAGGGAAATTGCACTTTCCGCCACTTAAAGTTTCCCAAGTCCGAACAGTACATCAAGCGACTGGTCTCTACCTGTCAGTGTAGGCCTGTGTCACCGTCTGCCGTGGCTGTTTAAGTGCTCTCAAAAATGATGCTGTGTCCCTTTCAAAAACAACTTCCTGGTCATTACCTGGCTTCTTTAATAAGCAAACATTGACGGATCCGGACAAACAGACATATGTTTATAAGGCTCTTTATTGCAGCGTGAATGAAAAGACTATGCGTTTGTACCGCTTTGTCATTAATTAGACACGCAAGGCCAAGAGGTGAATCTCACGTGACAGATGGGTCTATCTCTCGTCTAACTATAGGGCCTGCTTTGGACAGTGGCAAGGTACCGCCAGATCTCGAATTACACAGACCTATGGCAAGTGAACGAGTAGAAAGCATGAACACAGATGTTGTCTCTGTCTACACCTGAATTACATCGAATTATGCGATTTTTGTCAGAGGCGCAGTACTCTGAGGCGGTTACTCAAAACAAAGTGTACTGTGACAAAACAGCACGCCTTTCAAATGAGATGAACTCCAATTACTATGTAGGTACAGTGACTGTACTACTGCAAGTAACGTAACCCCTCAAGAACACAAAGTTGGAGAACAATTATCACTAACGTACTATATAAAACTTTTATAAATTGACGTCAAATTTGCCGGAATCATACCATTGTGGTTTTCTACAAACTGTGGCGAAATCGTGATCTGtacatctttctttcatttcgTATGTGTTCATAATTGCACGTGCGAAAGTTTTATTAACTGATTCAGAAAGATTTTCATCAATTCATCCCAGCAAGGTAACACCTCCCAATTATCGCACAAACGTAATTTAGCAATCCAGTGACCAGCACATcgtcaaatgttttaaaatgagatgaaactTACTGTAACGATTTTCGTTATGTACCCCTGTAATCCTGCCGTCGGGTAAAACTTGGAGATGAAACCCAATGCCCACATTGCAGTACAGGCGCCGCAGGCGTTTAATGCCTAAAAGATAGTCACTGTCCCGGTTGATATCTCTCTTTTCACCAGGGATTCGTGCTAACGTGCGAGAGTAGAGAGTCTCCCAGCGTCGTTCTACAGGACCGCTCTGTCTGCCGGGTTGGGGAGCACAGAGCACTAAACCAGACGTTAGTCCCAATATCAGTAATGGTAAGAATGC from Chanos chanos chromosome 2, fChaCha1.1, whole genome shotgun sequence includes these protein-coding regions:
- the fgf4 gene encoding fibroblast growth factor 4, producing the protein MNVKSAFLPLLILGLTSGLVLCAPQPGRQSGPVERRWETLYSRTLARIPGEKRDINRDSDYLLGIKRLRRLYCNVGIGFHLQVLPDGRITGVHNENRYSLLEISPVERGVVTLFGVRSGLFVAMNSKGKLYGSVLFTSECKFKEKLLANNYNAYESMSYPGMYIGLSKTGKTKKGNRVSTTMTVTHFLPRI